The following coding sequences are from one Calditrichota bacterium window:
- a CDS encoding tetratricopeptide repeat protein, which translates to MKDFVGRKTLTGLLIVAVLSLLAIAGIFNFGCVPTAQQQGPQISPERQKAIQDSLTQVYERKMALNFSLGYENYKNKMYSNAIPYFWKVAKLDTINKYKNLFTYLSDSYIKLNKADSAQIALEMGVQRFPNIAHLHRSLGYIYDNLGRIEEAIDQYEKALAIDEKRPADWKRLALLYIKNDQTDDAIRAYEKVVKLDPNDNDAQQTLSKLYKSTGNADAAIQQMESVKKLDPQNTENLFNLGKEYFNVAEYEKAISNFGAMLSLKPNDVQAMTYLASALQNVGNYKRAINIYKEVVKMEPDNKKIYTDIATCYKELKQFSTARKYANKALKIDNQYGLAYIVRAEIFEAAVDECMRQTGKDVADFDDKLVYELAYKEYKKATTDLQFKDTAQARLNYLKDFIPKKEDRFFHKGQTKPKKKCYSWIY; encoded by the coding sequence ATGAAAGATTTTGTAGGACGCAAAACTCTAACCGGATTACTGATCGTCGCGGTTCTGTCTTTGCTTGCAATCGCTGGAATTTTCAATTTTGGCTGTGTGCCGACAGCCCAACAGCAAGGGCCGCAAATTTCTCCTGAACGCCAAAAAGCAATTCAGGATTCTTTAACGCAAGTTTACGAACGAAAAATGGCGCTTAATTTCAGTCTGGGCTATGAAAATTATAAAAACAAGATGTACAGCAACGCTATTCCCTATTTCTGGAAAGTCGCTAAGCTGGACACCATCAATAAATACAAAAACTTATTCACCTATCTTTCCGACTCATATATCAAGTTGAACAAAGCGGACTCAGCGCAAATTGCATTGGAAATGGGAGTGCAAAGATTCCCCAACATTGCGCACCTTCATCGCAGCCTGGGCTACATCTACGACAATCTCGGGCGCATCGAAGAGGCGATTGACCAGTACGAAAAAGCCTTGGCTATTGATGAAAAGAGGCCCGCAGATTGGAAGCGATTAGCCCTGCTTTACATTAAAAACGATCAGACTGACGACGCTATTCGCGCCTATGAGAAAGTCGTTAAGCTCGATCCGAATGACAATGACGCCCAGCAAACGCTGAGCAAGCTCTACAAATCCACCGGAAATGCTGACGCTGCCATTCAGCAAATGGAATCAGTAAAAAAGTTAGATCCGCAGAATACAGAAAACCTGTTTAATCTGGGGAAAGAATATTTTAATGTCGCCGAGTACGAGAAAGCCATCTCGAATTTTGGAGCGATGCTCAGTTTGAAGCCGAATGACGTACAGGCGATGACTTATTTGGCTTCCGCATTGCAGAATGTCGGCAACTACAAGCGCGCCATCAATATTTACAAAGAAGTCGTAAAAATGGAGCCGGATAACAAAAAAATTTACACGGACATTGCGACCTGCTACAAAGAACTCAAACAATTCTCCACTGCGCGCAAATACGCAAACAAGGCGTTGAAAATTGACAACCAGTACGGATTGGCTTACATTGTACGCGCGGAGATTTTCGAAGCGGCCGTCGATGAATGTATGCGCCAAACCGGCAAAGATGTGGCTGACTTTGACGACAAGCTTGTTTACGAATTAGCTTACAAAGAGTACAAAAAAGCAACAACTGATTTGCAATTTAAAGACACGGCGCAAGCGCGTCTCAATTACCTCAAAGATTTCATTCCCAAAAAAGAAGACCGCTTTTTCCACAAGGGCCAGACAAAGCCCAAGAAAAAGTGTTATAGCTGGATTTATTAA
- the nrdR gene encoding transcriptional repressor NrdR produces MRCPFCGHENSRVIDSRAKNDGKIIRRRRECLACRKRFTTKEYIEQTPILVIKADHRREAFNREKLRQGILVACAKRPISIKKIDDLVEQIENSLKDKSVDEISSQEIGLMVMERLKKIDHVAYVRFASVYRKFQDKEEFLEELQGLN; encoded by the coding sequence ATGCGTTGTCCGTTTTGTGGTCACGAAAATAGCCGTGTAATTGATTCCCGAGCCAAGAACGACGGCAAAATTATTCGCCGCCGACGTGAGTGTCTGGCTTGCCGCAAAAGATTTACAACGAAAGAATACATCGAACAGACGCCGATTCTGGTCATCAAAGCGGACCATCGTCGGGAAGCGTTCAATCGGGAGAAACTAAGGCAGGGCATTCTTGTCGCCTGCGCCAAACGACCGATTTCCATTAAAAAAATCGACGACCTTGTTGAACAAATCGAAAATTCATTGAAAGACAAATCCGTCGATGAAATTTCTTCCCAAGAAATCGGGCTGATGGTCATGGAACGACTGAAAAAAATCGACCATGTGGCTTATGTCCGTTTTGCGTCTGTTTACCGAAAATTTCAAGATAAAGAAGAATTTCTGGAAGAGCTGCAAGGATTAAATTAA
- a CDS encoding serine hydroxymethyltransferase, giving the protein MSMLKETDPEIFQAIQNEVSRQNDKLELIASENFVSAAVMEAMGQVMTNKYAEGYPGKRYYGGCVYVDVAEELARERAKQLFQAEYANVQPHSGSQANIAAYFTFAKPGDTVMGMNLDHGGHLTHGSPVNFSGKLFRIISYGVDKKSGYIDMNQVEDLALKEKPRLIITGASAYPREIDYAAFRQIADRVGAKLIADIAHPAGLIAAGLIKSPLPHCHLVTTTTHKTLRGPRGGMILVGENEENDMGIKTPKGKLRKIGQIVDSNVFPGFQGGPLMHVIAAKAVAFKEALQPEFKEYSKQVIKNAKTLANKLMEMDYNLVSNGTDTHLMLIDLRNKGLTGKQSEKALEQAGITVNKNMVPFDDQSPFVTSGIRIGTPALTTRGMKEPEMVEIAEMINEVLMNIDSEAVHEKIKSRVFDLCQKFPLYPKFE; this is encoded by the coding sequence ATGTCTATGTTAAAAGAAACAGACCCTGAAATTTTTCAAGCGATTCAAAATGAAGTTTCGCGCCAGAACGATAAACTGGAACTTATCGCTTCTGAAAATTTTGTCAGTGCAGCGGTGATGGAAGCGATGGGTCAGGTAATGACAAATAAATATGCCGAAGGCTATCCGGGAAAGCGTTACTACGGCGGCTGCGTTTATGTCGATGTAGCGGAAGAATTAGCGCGCGAAAGGGCCAAACAACTTTTCCAGGCAGAATACGCCAATGTCCAGCCCCATTCCGGTTCGCAAGCGAACATTGCCGCCTATTTTACTTTCGCCAAGCCCGGCGACACCGTGATGGGCATGAATCTGGATCACGGCGGCCATTTGACGCACGGCAGCCCGGTTAATTTTTCCGGCAAATTGTTTCGCATCATCTCCTACGGCGTGGACAAAAAGAGCGGTTACATCGACATGAATCAGGTGGAAGACCTGGCGTTGAAAGAAAAACCACGCCTAATTATCACCGGCGCCAGCGCCTATCCGCGCGAAATTGACTACGCCGCTTTTCGCCAAATTGCCGACCGTGTCGGTGCGAAACTGATCGCCGACATTGCACATCCGGCGGGGTTGATTGCTGCCGGTTTAATTAAAAGCCCGCTTCCCCACTGTCATCTGGTGACGACGACAACGCACAAAACGTTGCGCGGACCGCGCGGCGGCATGATTCTGGTCGGGGAAAATGAAGAAAATGACATGGGAATAAAGACTCCCAAAGGAAAACTCAGAAAAATCGGACAGATTGTCGATTCCAACGTTTTCCCCGGTTTTCAGGGCGGCCCGCTGATGCACGTCATCGCGGCCAAAGCTGTGGCATTCAAGGAAGCGTTACAGCCTGAGTTTAAAGAATATTCGAAACAAGTCATCAAAAACGCCAAAACGCTGGCAAATAAATTAATGGAAATGGATTACAATCTTGTATCCAACGGCACAGATACACACTTGATGCTCATTGATCTGCGCAACAAAGGACTCACCGGAAAACAATCAGAAAAGGCGTTAGAACAGGCGGGAATTACCGTGAATAAAAACATGGTTCCTTTCGACGACCAGAGTCCTTTTGTTACCAGCGGCATTCGAATCGGAACGCCGGCTTTGACCACGCGCGGAATGAAAGAGCCGGAAATGGTTGAAATCGCTGAGATGATCAACGAGGTTTTAATGAACATTGACAGTGAAGCCGTTCACGAAAAGATAAAATCGCGGGTATTCGATCTGTGCCAAAAATTTCCCCTCTACCCAAAATTTGAATAA
- a CDS encoding imidazolonepropionase, with protein MAEKTIKPDLLIKSARELICPADKPTDESKFKIIPDGAVACVAGEIAAFGSTKEVLAEITLSPETHVIDAREFVVSPGLVDAHTHPVFFGTREHEFEQRNQGKTYAEIAKAGGGIRYSVRQLRKASTDELVEHALPYLDQFVECGTTTIEAKSGYGLSLEDEIKSLQAIKKLNDIHPLDLIPTFLGAHEIPDEYRNQREKYIQLIIEEMIPRVVEENLAEFCDIFCEEHVFNLRETEKILSAALDAGLKLKIHADQLSSSGGAALAARLNAISADHLDYVSDEVIGLLKNSNTVPVLLPGAVFFLGLNRYAPARKMLDAGALVAIATDFNPGSCMTQSLPLMMTIASIYMKMSAKELWAATTATAAKAIDREKLGKIEAGAQADFALWEIPNYRYLPYHFGVSHVNQVIKSGRVIWEKNYSVQR; from the coding sequence ATGGCGGAAAAAACAATTAAACCCGATCTTTTGATAAAAAGCGCCCGGGAACTCATCTGTCCTGCTGACAAGCCGACTGATGAAAGCAAATTCAAAATTATTCCTGACGGCGCCGTGGCGTGTGTCGCTGGCGAAATAGCGGCGTTCGGCTCGACAAAAGAGGTTTTGGCTGAAATTACACTTTCGCCGGAAACTCATGTTATTGATGCCAGGGAATTTGTCGTGTCGCCCGGTCTCGTTGACGCGCACACGCATCCGGTGTTTTTTGGCACACGCGAACATGAATTCGAACAGCGCAATCAGGGAAAAACTTACGCTGAAATCGCCAAAGCCGGGGGCGGCATTCGCTATTCGGTACGGCAATTGAGAAAAGCGTCCACAGACGAACTTGTGGAACACGCCCTTCCCTATTTGGATCAATTCGTGGAATGCGGCACCACAACCATCGAGGCGAAAAGTGGTTACGGTCTGTCGCTGGAAGATGAAATCAAATCGCTTCAGGCGATTAAAAAATTGAATGACATCCACCCGCTGGATTTGATTCCGACTTTTTTGGGCGCCCATGAGATTCCCGATGAATACCGCAATCAGCGGGAAAAATATATTCAGTTGATCATCGAAGAAATGATTCCCCGCGTCGTCGAAGAAAACCTGGCGGAATTTTGCGACATTTTTTGCGAAGAACACGTCTTTAATTTAAGAGAAACAGAGAAAATTTTATCGGCGGCGCTCGATGCCGGGCTGAAATTGAAGATTCATGCCGATCAACTCAGTTCCAGCGGTGGCGCTGCACTGGCGGCGCGATTAAATGCGATTTCTGCGGACCACCTCGATTATGTCAGCGACGAGGTCATTGGACTGCTGAAGAATAGCAATACCGTGCCCGTTTTGCTGCCAGGCGCCGTGTTTTTTCTGGGATTGAATCGCTACGCGCCGGCGAGAAAAATGCTCGACGCTGGCGCGCTAGTAGCCATTGCCACGGATTTCAATCCCGGTAGTTGCATGACGCAATCTTTGCCGCTGATGATGACCATTGCCTCCATTTACATGAAGATGAGCGCAAAAGAGTTGTGGGCAGCAACCACAGCAACAGCGGCGAAGGCAATTGACAGAGAAAAATTAGGGAAAATTGAAGCGGGCGCGCAGGCTGATTTTGCGTTGTGGGAAATTCCCAATTACCGCTATTTGCCGTATCATTTCGGCGTTTCGCACGTGAATCAGGTTATAAAATCCGGAAGAGTAATCTGGGAAAAAAATTATTCGGTTCAACGATAA
- a CDS encoding class I SAM-dependent methyltransferase — translation MNLVKRLKQFGKTASDDRGAYQNYQNRIGEYYLTHFVRKFSTGKKVLDIGCAEGGVLVPFQRAGFQCAGLEYSEHRVRFAREHSPSDIRFFHGNIEEFHPDEKFDVILMLDVIEHLQRKRQALENLQAMLQPHGSLIIAFPPFKSAFGGHQQVMSSILQFIPFLHLLPEKIYRWLLEHVERKNVESHFRNYQTGLTIAEFEKLAPKAGFCIIERTFHIVRPRQAFRFGIKMRENRCPICREFLSSGAIYVLGLA, via the coding sequence ATGAATTTAGTTAAACGGCTGAAACAATTTGGCAAGACGGCGTCTGACGATCGTGGTGCCTATCAGAATTATCAAAATAGAATCGGTGAATATTATTTAACCCATTTTGTACGAAAATTTTCCACGGGTAAAAAAGTATTGGACATTGGCTGCGCCGAGGGCGGCGTGTTGGTGCCGTTTCAGCGGGCTGGTTTTCAATGCGCCGGTCTGGAATACAGCGAGCATCGGGTGCGTTTTGCTCGTGAGCATAGCCCGTCGGACATTCGGTTTTTTCACGGGAATATCGAAGAATTCCATCCGGACGAAAAATTTGATGTGATTTTGATGCTCGACGTCATTGAGCATCTGCAGCGCAAGCGGCAGGCGCTGGAAAACCTGCAAGCCATGCTGCAGCCGCACGGTTCTCTGATCATTGCATTCCCGCCGTTTAAATCGGCGTTTGGCGGACACCAGCAGGTGATGAGTTCGATTTTACAGTTCATCCCGTTTCTGCATTTGCTGCCTGAAAAAATTTATCGCTGGTTATTGGAACACGTGGAGCGCAAAAACGTTGAATCACATTTCCGTAACTACCAGACTGGTCTGACGATTGCCGAGTTCGAAAAATTAGCCCCAAAAGCCGGCTTTTGCATCATCGAACGCACTTTCCACATTGTTCGCCCGCGGCAAGCGTTTCGTTTTGGCATCAAAATGCGGGAAAATCGCTGCCCTATTTGCCGGGAATTTTTGAGTTCGGGAGCGATTTATGTGCTTGGTTTAGCCTGA
- the rpiB gene encoding ribose 5-phosphate isomerase B codes for MTIAIASDHAGLDLKNKIKEHLEKIGLAVEDFGTFKSESVDYPDYGILAARAVAQQRADLGILMCASGIGMSIIANKVRGIRAALCLTEKMAELSRRHNNANVLALPGKLIDHFEALKIVDVWLKTPFDGGRHLRRINKIHQLTGM; via the coding sequence ATGACGATAGCGATTGCATCCGACCATGCAGGTCTTGATCTTAAAAACAAGATAAAAGAGCATCTGGAAAAAATTGGCTTGGCAGTAGAAGATTTTGGTACGTTCAAATCCGAATCCGTTGATTATCCGGACTATGGGATTCTTGCTGCACGCGCCGTCGCCCAGCAAAGAGCTGATCTGGGAATTCTGATGTGCGCGTCGGGAATTGGCATGTCCATCATCGCCAATAAAGTACGCGGCATCCGAGCGGCATTGTGTTTGACTGAGAAAATGGCAGAATTAAGCAGACGCCACAACAATGCAAATGTTCTCGCATTGCCGGGAAAACTCATCGACCATTTTGAAGCTCTCAAAATTGTCGATGTCTGGCTAAAAACCCCTTTTGACGGCGGCAGGCATCTGAGACGAATCAATAAAATTCATCAGTTAACTGGCATGTAA
- a CDS encoding DNRLRE domain-containing protein: MNQSRCFILLIGLLGLLVASCEKNKPLPDGYQRIIGNQEGEIADKTLLATPESGAYEAKRIDTSQSTDLLLGTYEQYHSGIFLQFSNLPDTINVISAELKLQIQDRLAPGDTTYWNTPRQATVNIYLADTTDIGPENPPLPDNNFLLATQTINSDSLNGISFALDTTLVNQWLKTDSSGAQHGFWLETESAEYMAVFYAYESLQASYMPRMTLIYNFTDSTGDKQDTLTYYTTKDQFIFLDPPENLALDANFLYMGRGVAFRSYLDFDLSEFDTTYHINRAILELTSNAAHSIRNAEGANNALIYRMTSPWGDASLWETPQSASYSPTVADSVLTFDITPTVQAWISQQYENYGFQLQAFSEGTTLARIAFYSVNADSALQPKIYLYYTTPANHEF, translated from the coding sequence ATGAACCAATCGCGATGTTTTATTTTACTCATTGGGTTATTGGGGCTCCTTGTCGCTAGCTGCGAAAAAAACAAACCGCTTCCTGACGGTTATCAACGCATTATCGGCAATCAAGAAGGCGAAATCGCCGACAAAACGCTGTTAGCGACGCCGGAAAGCGGTGCTTACGAAGCCAAAAGAATCGATACTTCGCAAAGCACAGATCTGCTGCTGGGAACGTACGAGCAATACCACAGCGGCATTTTTTTACAGTTCAGCAATTTGCCCGACACGATCAACGTGATTTCCGCCGAGTTGAAACTCCAAATTCAGGATCGGCTGGCGCCGGGAGACACCACTTACTGGAACACACCCCGGCAGGCGACTGTGAACATCTATTTAGCGGACACCACAGACATCGGTCCTGAAAACCCGCCGCTGCCAGATAACAATTTTCTATTGGCCACGCAAACGATTAATTCCGACTCGTTGAACGGCATCAGTTTTGCGTTGGACACAACGCTCGTGAATCAATGGCTGAAAACCGACTCCAGCGGCGCGCAGCATGGATTTTGGCTGGAAACGGAAAGCGCCGAATACATGGCGGTGTTTTACGCCTATGAATCGTTGCAAGCTTCTTACATGCCGAGAATGACTTTGATTTACAATTTCACAGATTCCACAGGTGATAAGCAAGACACATTGACTTATTACACGACAAAAGATCAATTCATCTTTCTCGATCCACCGGAAAACCTCGCTTTGGACGCGAACTTTTTGTATATGGGCAGAGGCGTGGCGTTTCGCAGCTACCTGGATTTTGACCTGTCTGAATTTGACACGACTTACCACATCAATCGCGCTATCCTGGAACTGACCTCAAACGCAGCGCATTCCATTCGTAATGCTGAAGGCGCAAATAACGCGCTCATTTATCGCATGACTTCGCCCTGGGGCGACGCCTCGCTGTGGGAAACGCCGCAAAGCGCATCGTACTCCCCAACAGTGGCGGACAGTGTGCTCACGTTCGACATCACGCCGACCGTACAGGCGTGGATATCGCAACAGTATGAAAATTACGGCTTTCAATTGCAGGCATTCAGCGAAGGCACAACCCTGGCGCGTATCGCATTTTATTCGGTCAATGCGGATTCGGCGCTTCAGCCCAAAATTTATCTCTATTACACGACGCCGGCAAATCATGAATTTTAA
- a CDS encoding HU family DNA-binding protein, with translation MRNSIVIDERFLRRITVTKADIVDIIAEGTGLTKLETAAVVDGVIATISYALKKGEPVDLRGFGRFHTVLRAPRKGRNPKTGEEVDIPSRRMPVFRVSKQLRDFVNAPDDEL, from the coding sequence ATGCGAAACTCGATTGTAATCGATGAACGGTTCTTAAGGAGGATAACCGTGACTAAAGCCGACATCGTCGATATTATTGCCGAGGGAACGGGTTTAACAAAATTGGAGACGGCTGCTGTGGTTGATGGAGTGATTGCCACGATAAGCTATGCCCTAAAAAAAGGCGAGCCCGTGGATTTGCGTGGTTTCGGTCGCTTTCACACTGTGCTGCGTGCGCCGCGCAAGGGAAGAAATCCCAAGACCGGCGAGGAAGTTGACATTCCGTCCCGTCGTATGCCAGTATTCCGCGTCTCCAAACAGTTGCGTGATTTTGTGAATGCGCCTGACGATGAGTTGTAA
- a CDS encoding RnfABCDGE type electron transport complex subunit G, with the protein MKEIYKLGGILLLVTVLASAALSMVNKITKPKIEEQKRLVIERALIAALPTADPKAIEKVTENDELLYYIGYPSQEKKEIAGYAFIAKKSGYSSVIETMVGVDTTGKIIGIKIMEQQETPGLGTKIEQVKYGESSPWFQIQFLNRYADELAVDKDNGPIKSITGATISSRAVTNSIKEGLKQLEKRLGGFKTKKNTTQTEQVS; encoded by the coding sequence ATGAAGGAAATTTATAAATTAGGCGGAATTTTGTTGCTGGTAACAGTGCTTGCCAGCGCCGCTCTGTCCATGGTTAATAAAATAACTAAACCGAAAATCGAAGAGCAAAAACGGCTTGTAATCGAACGTGCGCTAATCGCCGCTCTTCCCACAGCAGACCCCAAAGCTATCGAGAAAGTGACGGAAAACGATGAGCTTCTTTATTACATCGGTTACCCTTCACAGGAGAAAAAGGAAATTGCCGGCTACGCTTTTATTGCCAAAAAATCCGGCTATTCCAGCGTGATCGAAACCATGGTCGGCGTGGACACAACAGGCAAAATCATCGGCATCAAAATAATGGAACAACAGGAAACGCCAGGGCTGGGCACGAAAATCGAACAAGTCAAATATGGAGAAAGCTCTCCCTGGTTTCAAATTCAGTTCCTTAATCGTTACGCTGATGAGTTAGCCGTGGACAAAGACAACGGTCCGATAAAATCAATAACCGGCGCGACTATTTCATCGCGCGCCGTTACAAATTCCATCAAAGAAGGACTGAAACAATTAGAGAAACGTCTCGGTGGTTTCAAGACAAAAAAGAATACAACACAAACCGAACAAGTAAGTTAG
- a CDS encoding RnfABCDGE type electron transport complex subunit D has translation MENRLLVSASPHIAHKDSVQKIMFGVVIALLPAAIGGVYFFGAQAAWTIVLAILSAMITEALIEKLTKKPITIADGSAIVTGILLAFNVPPEVPWWIPVIGSAFAIAIGKIPFGGLGYNPMNPALLGRAFLLASWPSHMTIFKVAPRGGSLSGINPHAIVNYGLDAITSATPLNVFKTQRGILSEWRDVLKSGIENPVLQAKANLANNAISQLSDSYANLFWGKVGGCIGETSVFLLLIGALYLIYKRYIGLRIPLTYIGTVALLTWIFAGTEGFFSGDPLFQVLSGGLILGAFFMATDMVTSPVTPKGRVWFGFGCGVITVIIRLVGGYPEGVSYSILLMNLTVPLLDRYTKPKTFGKVEQK, from the coding sequence ATGGAAAATCGATTACTAGTTTCAGCCTCGCCGCACATTGCTCATAAGGATTCTGTGCAGAAAATTATGTTCGGCGTTGTCATCGCGTTGCTGCCGGCCGCAATTGGCGGAGTGTATTTTTTTGGAGCGCAGGCGGCATGGACCATTGTTCTGGCGATTCTCTCGGCAATGATTACCGAAGCGCTCATTGAAAAATTGACAAAAAAACCGATCACCATAGCTGACGGCAGCGCAATCGTCACCGGAATTTTGTTAGCGTTCAATGTGCCGCCGGAAGTGCCGTGGTGGATTCCTGTGATTGGCTCCGCTTTTGCTATTGCCATTGGCAAAATCCCCTTTGGCGGATTAGGCTACAATCCGATGAATCCGGCTTTGTTAGGTCGCGCTTTTTTGCTTGCTTCCTGGCCATCGCACATGACTATTTTCAAAGTCGCGCCGCGAGGCGGAAGCCTTTCCGGAATAAACCCACATGCGATTGTAAACTACGGCCTCGATGCAATTACCTCTGCCACGCCGCTGAATGTCTTCAAAACGCAGCGCGGCATTTTGTCCGAGTGGCGTGACGTCCTCAAAAGCGGAATTGAAAATCCGGTTTTGCAAGCAAAAGCGAATCTCGCAAATAATGCTATTTCACAGCTCTCGGACTCTTACGCAAATCTCTTCTGGGGAAAAGTCGGCGGCTGTATCGGAGAAACATCCGTATTTTTGCTGCTTATCGGCGCGCTGTATTTGATCTACAAACGCTACATCGGCTTGCGAATTCCTTTGACCTACATCGGAACTGTCGCGCTGTTGACGTGGATTTTTGCCGGCACTGAGGGATTTTTTAGCGGCGATCCGCTGTTTCAAGTATTGTCAGGAGGACTGATTTTGGGCGCCTTTTTTATGGCGACGGACATGGTCACTTCGCCGGTGACGCCTAAGGGGCGCGTCTGGTTCGGATTTGGCTGCGGTGTGATCACTGTCATCATTCGTCTCGTCGGCGGCTATCCCGAGGGCGTCTCTTACTCCATTTTATTAATGAACTTAACCGTGCCTTTGCTTGATCGATACACAAAACCGAAAACATTTGGAAAGGTGGAGCAAAAATGA
- the rsxC gene encoding electron transport complex subunit RsxC, translating to MRLKKLTFKGGVHPHEYKELAEDKAIEVMPAPELVIIPVQQHIGAPAEPVVAVGDEVKIGDVVCQAKGFVSVPSHATVSGTVKAIDPRPHPVGGKVLSIIIENDGKDEWSPDIAFDENYAELDADEMKKRILNAGLAGMGGATFPSHVKLSPPADKPIDTFILNGAECEPYLTADHRLMLEKTRDILEGVKIIMKILGCKNGYIAIENNKPDAVRAMRQAVKEMKMDAEVVSLPVKYPQGAEKQLIKAITNRKVPAGGLPMDVGCLVHNVGTAKAIFDAVSSKKPLIERVVTVTGLGINEPKNVLARIGTPFQNLIDFCGGLKENTIKIVNGGPMMGIAQYTLEVPVIKGTSGILALTEKETALRDPDPCIRCARCVDVCPMNLLPNEMARQIEYDNFEEAHKLGVLDCIECGSCSFVCPSRIRHVHLFKYAKLEITKSLKARA from the coding sequence ATGAGGTTAAAGAAGCTTACTTTCAAAGGCGGTGTTCATCCACACGAATACAAGGAACTCGCTGAGGACAAAGCGATTGAAGTGATGCCTGCTCCTGAATTGGTTATTATTCCGGTCCAGCAGCACATCGGTGCGCCGGCGGAGCCAGTAGTCGCTGTAGGCGACGAAGTAAAAATTGGCGATGTCGTTTGTCAGGCCAAGGGTTTTGTTTCCGTTCCGTCGCACGCAACCGTTTCCGGAACGGTAAAAGCAATCGATCCACGTCCTCATCCTGTCGGCGGAAAAGTTTTGTCCATCATCATCGAAAATGACGGCAAAGACGAATGGTCTCCGGACATTGCTTTTGACGAAAATTACGCGGAACTGGACGCGGACGAAATGAAAAAACGCATTTTGAACGCCGGTCTGGCAGGCATGGGCGGCGCAACTTTTCCCAGCCATGTCAAATTATCACCGCCGGCGGACAAACCGATTGATACTTTTATTTTGAACGGCGCCGAGTGCGAACCCTATCTTACGGCAGACCATCGCTTAATGCTGGAAAAAACGCGCGACATTTTGGAAGGCGTCAAAATTATTATGAAAATTCTTGGCTGTAAAAATGGCTACATCGCCATCGAAAACAATAAGCCAGATGCTGTCCGTGCCATGCGTCAGGCAGTGAAAGAAATGAAAATGGATGCGGAAGTCGTTTCTCTGCCTGTAAAATACCCGCAAGGCGCTGAAAAACAATTAATTAAAGCTATTACTAACCGCAAAGTCCCGGCTGGCGGTCTGCCGATGGATGTGGGCTGTCTGGTCCACAATGTCGGCACCGCCAAAGCAATTTTCGATGCGGTTTCTTCCAAAAAACCATTAATCGAGCGCGTGGTCACGGTGACCGGTTTGGGAATCAACGAGCCAAAAAATGTGCTCGCCCGTATCGGCACGCCGTTTCAGAATTTGATCGATTTCTGCGGTGGTTTGAAAGAAAATACCATCAAAATCGTCAACGGCGGACCCATGATGGGAATTGCGCAGTACACGCTGGAAGTGCCTGTGATTAAGGGCACGTCCGGAATTCTGGCGCTCACCGAAAAAGAGACGGCGCTCCGCGATCCGGATCCCTGTATTCGCTGCGCCCGTTGCGTGGATGTGTGTCCGATGAATTTGTTGCCCAATGAGATGGCGCGTCAGATAGAATACGACAATTTCGAAGAAGCGCACAAGTTAGGAGTGCTGGACTGTATCGAATGCGGATCGTGCTCATTTGTTTGTCCGTCGCGAATTCGCCACGTCCATTTATTCAAATACGCTAAATTGGAAATTACAAAATCGCTCAAAGCGCGGGCTTAA